One genomic segment of Deinococcus sp. LM3 includes these proteins:
- a CDS encoding cysteine protease StiP domain-containing protein produces MTPTPSDTLRHTLPPGDVTVHLDAARARLVSIDEKEALIRSGVSYGELLTPERPPAPAQTAAYHGALTRNGPRTGQLLAALSAELLRRYPRPVLVSLARAGTPVGCAMRRLARRWGRDLPHHTLSIIRGGGIDRVALAQVQAAHPGAQLIFVDGWTGKGSIDAALRASLPADVPPILAVLSDPAGVARHAATHDDLLLPHAALNATVCGLLSRTFVTAPGQRHAARTEDDLRDHDLSGHYLSALDDLSAPHGPDTPLHPGPRPQEPVRAALEAAAAHGFHDPHRVKPGVGEATRVFLRRRPAHLILRGENHPDTLHLLTLARQSGVPVTTQADLPYLAVATIAGGAE; encoded by the coding sequence ATGACCCCCACCCCCAGCGACACCCTCCGTCACACCCTGCCCCCCGGGGACGTCACCGTGCACCTGGACGCCGCCCGTGCCCGGCTGGTCAGCATCGACGAGAAAGAAGCCCTGATCCGCAGCGGCGTCTCGTACGGCGAACTCCTGACGCCGGAACGCCCGCCCGCCCCCGCGCAGACCGCCGCGTACCACGGCGCCCTGACCCGCAACGGCCCCCGCACCGGGCAGCTGCTCGCCGCCCTGAGCGCCGAACTGCTGCGCCGCTACCCCCGGCCCGTGCTGGTGTCGCTGGCGCGCGCCGGCACCCCGGTCGGCTGCGCCATGCGGCGGCTCGCGCGCCGCTGGGGCCGCGACCTGCCGCACCACACGCTGTCCATCATTCGCGGCGGCGGCATCGACCGGGTCGCGCTGGCGCAGGTGCAGGCCGCGCATCCCGGCGCGCAGCTGATCTTCGTGGACGGCTGGACCGGCAAGGGCAGCATCGACGCGGCGCTGCGCGCCAGCCTCCCGGCGGACGTGCCGCCCATCCTGGCCGTCCTGAGCGACCCGGCCGGCGTCGCCCGGCACGCCGCCACGCACGACGACCTGCTGCTGCCGCACGCCGCGCTGAACGCCACCGTCTGCGGCCTGCTGAGCCGCACCTTCGTCACGGCGCCCGGCCAGCGGCACGCCGCCCGAACCGAGGATGACCTGCGCGACCACGACCTCAGCGGTCACTACCTGAGCGCCCTGGACGACCTGAGCGCCCCGCACGGCCCGGACACGCCCCTGCACCCCGGCCCGCGCCCGCAGGAGCCGGTGCGGGCCGCGCTGGAGGCCGCCGCCGCCCACGGCTTCCATGACCCGCACCGCGTGAAACCCGGCGTGGGCGAGGCCACCCGCGTGTTCCTGCGCCGCCGCCCCGCGCACCTGATCCTGCGCGGCGAGAACCACCCTGATACGCTGCATCTGCTGACCCTCGCCCGGCAGTCGGGCGTCCCCGTGACCACCCAGGCCGACCTGCCCTACCTGGCGGTCGCCACCATCGCCGGAGGTGCCGAATGA
- a CDS encoding HpcH/HpaI aldolase/citrate lyase family protein produces MTAPTPTPFDPWSLGASLYAPATRPDLAELGNGRWPDLTSLIYCTEDAVREEDLPLALSNLRAALPHLGPRGPLRLIRVRSPHVLREVLTMDLRAVTGFVLPKIHAGNLPEYLRELHRPEHAHLLIFPTLETREALSETHMTALRDQIVGSGVQARVGGLRIGGNDLMHALGVRRTPGRTAYEGPLERVISLLCSVFKPAGFALSSPVYEVHGDPATLAREVQQDLEYGLCGKTIIHPAQLPTVLRGYAVHPHDLQEAQAILAPDAPAVFSMNGRMCEPATHTRWARDILTRAGRYGTLPEPQSEALHF; encoded by the coding sequence ATGACCGCCCCCACCCCCACGCCCTTCGACCCCTGGAGCCTCGGCGCGAGCCTGTACGCCCCCGCCACCCGCCCGGACCTCGCGGAACTGGGTAACGGCCGCTGGCCCGACCTGACCAGCCTGATCTACTGCACCGAGGACGCCGTGCGCGAGGAGGACCTGCCGCTGGCCCTCTCGAACCTGCGCGCCGCCCTGCCGCACCTCGGGCCGCGCGGTCCGCTGCGCCTGATCCGCGTGCGTAGCCCCCACGTGCTGCGCGAGGTACTGACCATGGACCTGCGCGCCGTGACCGGCTTCGTGCTGCCCAAGATCCACGCCGGGAACCTTCCGGAGTACCTGCGCGAACTGCACAGACCTGAGCACGCGCACCTGCTGATCTTCCCGACCCTGGAAACGCGCGAGGCCCTCAGCGAGACTCACATGACCGCCCTGCGCGACCAGATCGTCGGCAGCGGCGTGCAGGCCCGCGTGGGCGGCCTGCGCATCGGCGGCAACGACCTGATGCACGCCCTCGGCGTGCGCCGCACCCCCGGCCGCACCGCCTACGAAGGCCCGCTGGAACGCGTGATCAGCCTGCTGTGCAGCGTCTTCAAACCCGCCGGATTCGCCCTGTCCAGCCCCGTCTACGAGGTGCACGGCGACCCCGCCACCCTGGCGCGCGAGGTGCAGCAGGACCTCGAATACGGCCTGTGCGGCAAGACCATCATCCACCCCGCGCAGCTGCCCACCGTCCTGCGCGGCTACGCCGTCCACCCCCACGACCTGCAGGAGGCCCAGGCGATCCTCGCGCCCGACGCGCCCGCCGTATTCAGCATGAACGGCCGCATGTGCGAACCCGCCACCCACACCCGCTGGGCACGCGACATCCTGACCCGCGCCGGGCGGTACGGCACCCTGCCGGAACCGCAGAGCGAGGCGCTGCACTTCTGA
- a CDS encoding endo alpha-1,4 polygalactosaminidase, translated as MNTSRLRSRTPRPASGWSQPLCAPETDPRDDPARHRALAVYYGQDGLRQLARYRRVAVQPGHFRATEVTWLQRQGVKVLAYLSLGEDTDPQAPWRMGEALPTWHTFQVDLRHPAWAQRVRAQVEASARFDGFLLDTLESAGNDAQQKRAMLKLIRQVRAWSGGRYLIANRGFSLLDRLRGTVDAVLIESFTTTWQGGYRAYRQHELAYTHGLLTAARRLNLSVYALDYADTPALRRTALRRAAALGVPTFVTNRTLTLPGGFRAGSRAPPLTD; from the coding sequence ATGAACACCAGTCGGCTGCGTTCCCGCACGCCTAGACCGGCCTCCGGCTGGAGTCAGCCGCTCTGCGCGCCGGAAACCGACCCGCGCGACGATCCGGCTCGTCACCGCGCGCTGGCGGTGTACTACGGTCAGGACGGACTGCGGCAGCTGGCCCGCTACCGGCGGGTGGCGGTGCAGCCGGGGCATTTCCGCGCAACCGAGGTCACCTGGTTGCAACGCCAGGGGGTGAAAGTCCTCGCGTACCTGAGCCTGGGCGAGGACACCGACCCCCAGGCGCCCTGGCGGATGGGCGAGGCGCTGCCCACCTGGCATACCTTTCAGGTGGACCTGCGGCACCCGGCGTGGGCGCAGCGGGTGCGGGCGCAGGTCGAGGCGTCCGCCCGGTTTGACGGTTTTCTGCTCGATACCCTGGAGAGCGCCGGAAACGACGCTCAGCAGAAACGCGCCATGTTGAAACTGATCCGGCAGGTACGCGCCTGGAGCGGCGGCCGTTACCTGATCGCCAATCGCGGCTTCAGTCTGCTGGATCGGTTACGCGGAACCGTGGACGCCGTCCTGATCGAATCGTTCACCACCACGTGGCAGGGCGGGTACCGCGCGTACCGCCAGCACGAACTGGCCTACACCCACGGGCTGCTGACCGCCGCGCGCCGCCTGAACCTGAGCGTCTACGCACTGGATTATGCCGACACGCCCGCACTCAGGAGAACGGCGCTACGACGCGCGGCTGCCCTGGGAGTGCCCACCTTCGTCACCAACCGGACCCTCACGCTGCCCGGTGGGTTCCGCGCCGGGAGCCGCGCGCCACCCCTGACCGACTGA
- a CDS encoding NAD(P)-dependent oxidoreductase — MTQVLLLGAGGFLGRPVARALQDAPDFTLTAAPRRTALDLLSAHDADWNRLLLDPVPDVIINAAGRTTGTLQEVHEDNTLLVQTLLRHLKRLRLSPWLVQFGSAAEYGPTGAEPVTESFAGHPASSYAQSKFDATALLLRHFGTGEARGVALRIFNPVGAGQGPQTLPGQAALKFRQALLEGTQTVDFGPLDSARDFVNLRDVTAAALFAARLQQGPPVLNVGSGQATLSRDLVGALARLAGYRGKITEQAPPSARSGAVLWQQADLQAAAALGWTPAFTLTGALEDLWHSLPRTFQVHKETAHGTVQL; from the coding sequence ATGACGCAGGTGCTGCTGCTGGGCGCGGGAGGATTCCTGGGCCGCCCGGTGGCGCGCGCGCTGCAGGACGCGCCGGATTTCACGTTGACGGCCGCGCCGCGCCGGACGGCGCTGGACCTGCTCAGCGCGCACGACGCCGACTGGAACCGCCTGCTGCTCGATCCGGTCCCGGACGTGATCATCAACGCGGCCGGCCGCACCACGGGCACGCTTCAGGAGGTGCATGAGGACAACACGCTGCTCGTACAGACGCTGCTGCGGCACCTGAAACGCCTGCGCCTGAGCCCGTGGCTGGTGCAGTTCGGGTCCGCCGCCGAGTACGGACCGACAGGTGCGGAGCCCGTCACGGAATCCTTTGCAGGCCACCCGGCCAGTTCGTACGCGCAGAGTAAGTTCGACGCGACTGCGCTGCTGCTGCGTCACTTCGGAACCGGCGAGGCGCGCGGAGTCGCGCTGCGGATCTTCAACCCGGTCGGGGCCGGTCAGGGCCCACAGACCCTGCCCGGTCAGGCAGCCCTGAAGTTCCGTCAGGCCCTGCTGGAGGGCACGCAGACAGTCGATTTCGGGCCGCTCGACTCGGCGCGTGATTTCGTGAACCTGCGGGACGTCACAGCTGCCGCTCTGTTCGCCGCGCGGCTGCAGCAGGGACCGCCGGTCCTGAACGTCGGATCTGGTCAGGCGACCCTGTCACGCGATCTGGTCGGCGCATTGGCGCGGCTGGCAGGGTACCGCGGCAAGATCACGGAGCAGGCGCCTCCCTCGGCCCGGTCAGGCGCGGTGCTGTGGCAGCAGGCGGACCTGCAGGCCGCGGCGGCGCTGGGCTGGACGCCCGCATTCACGCTGACCGGCGCGCTTGAAGACCTGTGGCATTCGCTTCCCCGGACCTTCCAGGTCCACAAGGAGACCGCTCATGGCACTGTTCAGCTCTGA
- a CDS encoding sugar phosphate nucleotidyltransferase produces MHAVILAGGQGTRLRPYTTCVPKPLVPIGDRYSILEVVFHQLAHNGFTRVTLAIGHMGHLIRSFVGDGSRWNLNVNYLEEHTPLGTIGPMLGALDQLPEQFLVMNGDVLTNLNYAALMDTHRRSDAPVTVATYAREVRSEFGVLDVQAGEIIRFREKPVFDFMVSMGIYAFRRATLERYEAGQPFGFDQLILDLLARGEHPASYSFGGYWLDIGRPDDYDRANLEFEQYIDILMPGRAGASPVLPTVNPGTLNVAVTP; encoded by the coding sequence ATGCACGCAGTCATTCTGGCAGGCGGTCAAGGCACCCGGCTCCGTCCCTACACCACCTGCGTGCCCAAACCGCTGGTGCCGATCGGGGACCGCTACTCGATCCTGGAAGTAGTGTTCCATCAACTGGCGCACAACGGCTTCACGCGGGTCACGCTGGCCATCGGGCACATGGGGCATCTGATCCGCTCGTTCGTGGGCGACGGCAGCCGCTGGAACCTGAACGTGAATTACCTCGAGGAACACACGCCGCTGGGCACCATCGGTCCGATGCTGGGCGCACTCGATCAGCTACCGGAGCAGTTTCTGGTCATGAATGGCGACGTGTTGACCAACCTGAACTACGCGGCCCTAATGGACACCCACCGCCGGTCGGACGCGCCCGTCACCGTCGCCACCTACGCCCGCGAGGTCCGCAGCGAATTCGGGGTGCTGGACGTGCAGGCCGGCGAGATCATCCGTTTCCGCGAGAAGCCGGTGTTCGATTTCATGGTCAGCATGGGCATCTACGCCTTCCGGCGCGCCACCCTGGAACGCTACGAAGCCGGGCAGCCCTTCGGATTCGACCAGCTGATCCTGGATCTGCTGGCGCGCGGGGAACATCCGGCCAGCTACTCCTTCGGCGGGTACTGGCTGGACATCGGTCGCCCTGACGATTATGACCGCGCCAACCTGGAATTCGAGCAGTACATCGACATCCTGATGCCCGGCCGGGCGGGCGCATCCCCGGTCCTGCCGACCGTCAATCCCGGCACGCTGAACGTGGCGGTCACGCCATGA
- a CDS encoding GDP-mannose 4,6-dehydratase — translation MTPLVAVTGAEGFIGSHLVEGLVRAGFRVRAMVLYNSFGSLGWLERLNADVREQVEVTFGDVRDPLSVRECLRDCEVAYHLAALIAIPYSYRAPHSYVQTNVVGTLNVLEAARDLGISRLIHTSTSEVYGTARHVPIAETHPLQAQSPYAASKIAADKLVESYHLSFGLPVVTLRPFNTYGPRQSARAVIPTVISQIAARQAVIRVGALKPTRDFNFVEDTVASFIAVGTAPAAAVVGRTLNTGTGSEISVQALVQAIADVMERHVEIEQDPQRLRPDASEVMRLVGDSSELRALTGWHPRHTLHGGLAITSRWFLDPANLAHYRPDLYAV, via the coding sequence ATGACCCCACTCGTTGCCGTGACCGGTGCAGAAGGTTTCATCGGTTCACATCTGGTCGAGGGTCTGGTGCGCGCCGGGTTCCGGGTGCGGGCCATGGTTCTTTACAACTCGTTCGGATCGCTCGGCTGGCTCGAACGCCTGAACGCCGACGTCAGGGAGCAGGTCGAGGTGACGTTCGGGGATGTCCGCGACCCGCTGTCGGTGCGCGAATGCCTGCGTGACTGCGAGGTCGCGTACCACCTCGCCGCGCTGATTGCCATTCCGTACTCGTACCGGGCACCGCACTCGTACGTTCAGACGAACGTGGTCGGCACCCTGAACGTCCTGGAGGCCGCGCGCGACCTGGGCATCTCCCGCCTGATTCATACGTCCACCAGCGAGGTGTACGGCACGGCCCGCCACGTTCCCATTGCCGAAACGCATCCGTTGCAGGCGCAGTCGCCGTACGCCGCGTCGAAGATCGCGGCGGACAAACTGGTCGAGAGTTACCACCTGAGTTTCGGACTGCCAGTCGTCACCCTGCGGCCCTTCAACACGTACGGCCCGCGTCAGTCGGCGCGCGCGGTCATCCCGACGGTGATCTCGCAGATCGCCGCGCGGCAGGCTGTCATTCGCGTCGGAGCGCTGAAACCCACCCGTGACTTCAACTTCGTGGAGGACACCGTCGCGTCGTTCATCGCGGTCGGAACAGCCCCGGCTGCGGCGGTGGTCGGCCGTACGTTGAACACCGGGACCGGCAGTGAGATCTCAGTCCAGGCTCTCGTGCAGGCCATCGCAGACGTGATGGAACGGCACGTCGAGATCGAGCAGGATCCCCAGCGGCTCCGCCCGGACGCCTCCGAGGTCATGCGGCTGGTCGGAGACAGCTCCGAACTGCGCGCCCTGACCGGCTGGCACCCGCGCCACACCCTGCACGGCGGACTGGCGATCACCAGTCGCTGGTTCCTGGATCCCGCCAACCTCGCCCATTACCGCCCGGACCTGTACGCCGTCTGA
- the pelF gene encoding GT4 family glycosyltransferase PelF codes for MKIALLCEGTYPHTQGGVSVWCDQLIAGLPEHQFEVYAISGQPLHRSDHDLPVNVSQLVSVPIWAAGQPRRSAGRDHDLRDGYAQLLYSLFLPGVGPAQFLAALRKLFEYAQRWDLSRALDTGERATQLYQAWRAAARAPQEHQPRSGDLLLPPTLADALRAHSWLEHFLRPLSCRPSQAQVCHATSNGLSPLLAFGCKWTYGTPVILTEHGIYLRERYLELRFSGHSPAFKSFLLRFYSQLSAAAYQMADLITPGSHYNERWERQQGAAPERIHAVYNGVNPAAFPQAFSEPTEPTISWVGRIDPLKDLETLIRAFGMVREHLPSARLRMFGSVPHGNEGYARSCQVLINDLKLTGAAAFEGRIENVVSGYHAGHMVALTSISEGFPYTLIEAMAAGRATVATDVGGVSEAIGETGLVVPSRDPAGVARASLQLLGDTPLRTRLGNAARERVLSEFTLDSFLKVYRLIYPQVAALAPARRWSA; via the coding sequence ATGAAGATTGCGTTGCTGTGCGAGGGCACCTATCCACACACCCAGGGGGGCGTGAGTGTTTGGTGTGATCAGTTGATCGCTGGTCTGCCAGAACATCAGTTCGAGGTGTACGCCATCAGCGGTCAGCCGCTGCACCGCTCGGATCACGACTTGCCGGTCAACGTCTCCCAGCTGGTCAGCGTGCCCATCTGGGCGGCCGGTCAACCCCGGCGCAGCGCCGGACGTGACCACGACCTGAGAGACGGGTACGCGCAGCTGCTGTACAGCCTGTTCCTACCGGGAGTCGGGCCGGCACAGTTCCTGGCCGCGCTGCGCAAGCTGTTCGAATACGCGCAGCGCTGGGATCTGTCGCGCGCCCTGGATACCGGTGAGCGCGCCACGCAGCTGTACCAAGCGTGGCGCGCCGCTGCCCGCGCGCCGCAGGAACACCAGCCGCGCAGCGGGGACCTGCTGCTGCCACCCACGCTGGCCGACGCGCTGCGGGCGCACTCGTGGCTGGAACATTTCCTGCGGCCCCTGTCGTGCCGGCCGTCACAGGCGCAGGTGTGCCACGCCACCTCGAACGGGCTGAGTCCGCTGCTCGCGTTCGGCTGCAAGTGGACGTACGGCACGCCGGTCATCCTGACCGAGCACGGCATCTACCTGCGCGAACGCTACCTGGAACTGCGGTTCAGTGGGCACAGTCCGGCGTTCAAGTCGTTCCTGCTGCGCTTTTACAGTCAGCTCAGCGCCGCCGCGTACCAGATGGCGGACCTGATCACGCCCGGCTCGCACTACAACGAGCGCTGGGAGCGTCAGCAGGGAGCCGCGCCAGAACGGATTCACGCGGTGTACAACGGCGTGAACCCGGCAGCATTCCCGCAGGCGTTCAGTGAACCGACCGAACCGACGATCAGCTGGGTGGGCCGCATCGATCCTCTCAAAGACCTGGAAACGTTGATCCGGGCGTTCGGCATGGTCCGCGAGCACCTGCCGTCCGCGCGGCTCCGGATGTTCGGCAGCGTCCCGCACGGCAACGAAGGATACGCCCGCTCCTGCCAGGTTCTGATCAATGACCTGAAACTCACGGGGGCGGCTGCCTTCGAGGGTCGCATAGAGAACGTCGTGTCCGGCTACCACGCCGGGCATATGGTCGCGCTGACAAGCATCTCCGAGGGCTTTCCGTACACGTTGATCGAGGCGATGGCGGCCGGGCGCGCCACGGTCGCCACCGACGTGGGCGGCGTGTCCGAGGCCATCGGGGAAACCGGACTGGTCGTGCCGTCCCGCGACCCGGCCGGCGTGGCGCGCGCCAGCCTGCAACTGCTGGGCGACACGCCCCTGCGCACGCGCCTGGGCAACGCGGCGCGCGAACGGGTGCTGAGCGAGTTCACGCTCGACAGTTTCCTGAAGGTGTACCGCCTGATCTACCCGCAGGTGGCGGCGCTGGCACCCGCCAGGAGGTGGAGCGCATGA
- a CDS encoding endo alpha-1,4 polygalactosaminidase, which produces MKTLPLLPGHWPSALLLTGTLLASCGSTGPTASVSLTPPTSALEAEAAEVGVDSGLQTAAVIEPGGRAATIISDPAASGGRAARLDDSGAAVRFILPAGTTGTNTVKVQARGVSYQGAPVVALRVNGREVARTTLNRTTYGPVSLGTLTLNAGDTVRLVLVNGEASAQRAAIIDYLTVDRAGTAVPTPTPAPVPAPVPAPTPTPVPAPAPTPTPGVKAPPTGKVSWDWQIGANSDSNIIVPAGVQLIDIDGFTASAAKVAQLNQQGLYTVCYLDVGSYEPGRPDSAQYPSYLKIQQDPDWPSEYFLDVTDVFKPNSVLARILQNRFKMCRDKGFAAIEPDNLQNDENVRGGLITTQQQIDFNGWVADQAHAVGLAVFQKNGPDKILLRDRTGQMMVEKFDGILNEQCQEYNECGALAEYTKRGKLALNVEYKQGLSLNCAQFTSLGVNSLKKDLNLVGANMSGYLRQTCP; this is translated from the coding sequence ATGAAAACCCTCCCCCTGCTCCCCGGCCACTGGCCTTCTGCTCTTCTACTCACCGGCACCCTGCTGGCCTCCTGCGGTTCAACCGGACCCACCGCGTCGGTGTCCCTGACCCCACCCACCTCAGCCCTTGAGGCGGAGGCCGCAGAAGTGGGCGTGGATTCCGGCCTCCAGACCGCCGCTGTCATCGAGCCGGGTGGCCGCGCCGCCACCATCATTAGCGATCCGGCGGCCAGCGGTGGCCGCGCCGCACGGCTCGATGACAGCGGCGCCGCCGTACGCTTCATCCTGCCGGCCGGTACAACCGGCACGAACACCGTGAAGGTGCAGGCGCGCGGCGTGAGCTACCAGGGCGCGCCGGTTGTCGCCCTGCGCGTCAACGGCCGTGAGGTTGCCCGCACCACCCTCAACCGCACCACGTACGGTCCTGTTTCACTCGGCACGTTAACCCTGAATGCCGGCGATACGGTCCGGCTGGTCCTGGTCAACGGCGAGGCGAGTGCCCAGCGTGCCGCGATCATCGACTACCTGACTGTCGACCGCGCCGGTACAGCCGTCCCAACCCCGACCCCTGCGCCAGTCCCCGCGCCGGTCCCGGCCCCCACGCCCACTCCGGTTCCGGCACCTGCCCCGACCCCCACTCCCGGTGTGAAGGCCCCACCGACGGGTAAGGTCAGCTGGGACTGGCAGATCGGCGCGAACAGCGACTCGAATATCATCGTTCCGGCCGGCGTGCAACTGATCGATATCGATGGATTCACCGCGTCGGCCGCAAAAGTCGCGCAGCTCAACCAGCAGGGCCTATACACCGTCTGTTACCTGGACGTCGGCAGCTACGAGCCTGGCCGGCCGGACTCTGCCCAGTACCCCAGCTACCTGAAAATTCAGCAGGACCCCGACTGGCCCTCCGAGTATTTCCTGGACGTGACTGACGTTTTCAAGCCGAACTCCGTACTCGCCAGGATCCTGCAGAACCGTTTCAAGATGTGCCGCGACAAGGGCTTTGCTGCCATCGAACCTGACAACCTCCAGAACGACGAGAATGTCCGCGGCGGCCTGATCACCACGCAGCAGCAGATCGACTTCAACGGCTGGGTTGCCGATCAGGCCCACGCCGTCGGCCTGGCGGTCTTCCAGAAGAACGGCCCAGACAAGATTCTGCTGCGTGACCGCACCGGCCAGATGATGGTCGAGAAGTTCGACGGCATCCTGAACGAGCAGTGTCAGGAGTACAACGAATGCGGCGCCCTCGCCGAGTACACCAAGCGCGGCAAGCTGGCCCTAAACGTCGAGTACAAGCAGGGCCTGAGCCTCAACTGCGCCCAGTTCACCAGCCTGGGTGTCAACTCGTTGAAAAAGGACCTGAATCTCGTGGGCGCCAACATGTCTGGCTACCTACGCCAGACCTGCCCCTGA
- a CDS encoding HD domain-containing phosphohydrolase, translated as MADTLIGAFYVNVCILTTSALLMGLTFSRRGRWVAPLRAALYGLTSAALLLFTFPAGPELFIDLRLVPLALAAYRLGPGWALLAALPVTAYRVWVGGPALGGTLLHLTLVLLLASRLRHRGAAPHLPLRENARRSLLIFGPAALTVFPTFLMLGRPVTDAALPYLMVVTFSVLGFSLWTTVVATVARAFERAAPDAPTTDLLTGLPDRRAFELAAAQAGGDRYLLLLDLDHFRALNEQHGHEVGDQVLQAAAQVLERQLGRAGTVYRLGGEEFAALLRAESVQDARHLADRARRSLPAQLTARLGRSDLRVTLSGGLVTAGPDALPRAERLLYAAKQAGRHRILDSWQRAPEGAATTPLNRTSPAVSTLRTLLQFIAGNGNPGDEPDLQALLNAAIACVPGAEAGSISVRGAEWSEVRVQSGYTDDLLGTRHTSEQMLYWHGQPAAWQAGQPRVLTGEELRRRSRGAHAPDSPEQRTLEEAGRQNELQANILIPVRVQGNVYAELNLDSLSSEDAFDAESLKVAEEFGLWAAAILSASIRVRQALSSQDAALLTLGVALEARDMETQGHTRRVVDLATDLGRALNLGAGELHMLRQGAALHDLGKLLIPDRILLKAGPLTPDEWDTMKTHATLGADLAAQLTDLMPAVLDVIRSHHERWDGSGYPQGLRGDDIPLLARIFSVCDVFDALTSARPYKDAWSSEAALAEIAAQAGRQFDPQVVRAFLTLQGRELGRPA; from the coding sequence GTGGCAGACACATTGATCGGCGCCTTCTACGTCAACGTGTGTATCCTGACCACCTCGGCGCTGCTGATGGGCCTGACCTTCTCGCGGCGTGGGCGCTGGGTGGCGCCGCTGCGCGCGGCGCTGTACGGCCTGACGAGCGCCGCGCTGCTGCTGTTCACCTTCCCGGCCGGGCCGGAGCTGTTCATCGACCTGCGGCTCGTGCCGCTGGCGCTGGCCGCCTACCGCCTCGGGCCGGGCTGGGCGCTGCTGGCGGCGCTGCCGGTCACGGCGTACCGCGTGTGGGTGGGTGGGCCGGCGCTGGGCGGCACGCTGCTGCACCTGACGCTGGTGCTGCTGCTCGCGTCGCGCCTGCGTCACCGGGGCGCGGCGCCGCACCTGCCGCTGCGCGAGAATGCCCGCCGGTCACTGCTGATCTTCGGCCCGGCGGCCCTGACGGTCTTCCCGACGTTCCTGATGCTGGGGCGGCCCGTGACGGACGCGGCGCTGCCGTACCTGATGGTCGTGACCTTCAGCGTGCTGGGCTTCAGTCTGTGGACCACCGTGGTGGCCACCGTGGCCCGCGCCTTCGAGCGCGCCGCGCCGGACGCCCCCACCACGGACCTGCTGACCGGCCTGCCGGACCGGCGCGCCTTCGAGCTGGCCGCCGCGCAGGCGGGCGGGGACAGGTACCTGCTGCTGCTGGACCTCGACCACTTCCGGGCGCTGAACGAGCAGCACGGGCACGAGGTCGGGGATCAGGTGTTGCAGGCGGCGGCGCAGGTGCTCGAGCGGCAACTGGGCCGCGCCGGGACGGTCTACCGGCTGGGCGGCGAGGAGTTCGCGGCGCTGCTGCGCGCCGAGTCCGTGCAGGACGCCCGGCACCTCGCGGACCGGGCGCGCCGTTCCCTGCCGGCGCAGCTGACCGCGCGGCTGGGCCGGTCCGACCTGCGGGTCACGCTGTCCGGCGGGCTGGTCACGGCCGGCCCGGACGCCCTGCCGCGCGCCGAGCGCCTGCTGTACGCCGCGAAGCAGGCCGGGCGTCACCGCATCCTGGACAGCTGGCAGCGCGCGCCGGAGGGAGCGGCGACCACCCCGCTGAACCGGACCTCGCCGGCCGTGAGTACCCTGCGGACCCTGCTGCAGTTCATCGCCGGGAACGGCAATCCGGGCGACGAGCCGGACCTGCAGGCACTCCTGAACGCCGCCATCGCCTGCGTGCCCGGCGCGGAGGCCGGCAGCATCAGCGTGCGCGGCGCGGAGTGGTCGGAAGTGCGCGTGCAGTCCGGGTACACCGACGACCTGCTCGGCACGCGCCACACGTCCGAGCAGATGCTGTACTGGCACGGACAGCCGGCCGCGTGGCAGGCCGGGCAGCCGCGCGTCCTGACCGGCGAGGAACTGCGCCGCCGCTCGCGGGGCGCGCACGCACCAGACTCGCCGGAACAGCGGACGCTGGAGGAGGCCGGGCGCCAGAACGAGTTGCAGGCGAACATCCTGATCCCCGTGCGGGTGCAGGGCAACGTGTACGCCGAACTGAACCTCGACAGCCTCAGTTCCGAGGACGCCTTCGACGCCGAGTCCCTGAAAGTCGCCGAGGAGTTCGGGCTGTGGGCGGCCGCGATCCTGTCGGCCAGCATCCGCGTGCGGCAGGCGCTCTCGTCGCAGGACGCCGCGCTGCTCACGCTGGGCGTGGCGCTCGAGGCGCGCGACATGGAAACGCAGGGCCACACGCGCCGGGTCGTGGATCTCGCCACCGACCTGGGCCGCGCCCTGAACCTCGGCGCGGGCGAACTGCACATGCTGCGGCAGGGCGCGGCGCTGCACGACCTGGGCAAGCTGCTCATCCCGGACCGCATCCTGCTCAAGGCCGGGCCGCTCACGCCGGACGAGTGGGACACCATGAAGACCCACGCGACCCTCGGCGCGGACCTCGCCGCGCAGCTGACTGACCTGATGCCCGCCGTGCTGGACGTGATCCGCAGCCACCACGAACGCTGGGACGGCAGCGGCTACCCGCAGGGCCTGCGCGGCGACGACATTCCGCTGCTGGCCCGGATCTTCAGCGTCTGCGACGTGTTCGACGCCCTGACCAGCGCCCGCCCGTACAAGGACGCCTGGAGCAGCGAGGCGGCCCTGGCCGAGATCGCCGCGCAGGCCGGGCGGCAGTTCGACCCGCAGGTCGTCCGGGCCTTCCTGACCCTGCAAGGGCGCGAACTCGGCCGCCCGGCCTGA